The Chlorogloeopsis sp. ULAP01 genome window below encodes:
- a CDS encoding glycosyltransferase: MKIALVHDYLTQRGGAERVFELLCKRYPQADIYTSVYDPQKTIDLGERIVKTTFLQNIPGAAKYFRLMAPFYFPAFRALDLQAYDLIISSSTSFAKAVQKNPRAKHICFCHNITRFLWDTETYLREYGDYRYFAPLIEQVFQVMRKIDLIYAQEPDLYIANSSVVADRIQKTYGKKAIVINYPIDTTKFIFSDLKEDFYLASARMISYKRLDIIVEAFNWLGWRLLISGDGPERERLQSKALDNIKFLGHVTDAQRTQLFAKAKSIIIAALEDYGLVPVEANASGTPVIAYGAGGVLDTQIPGKTGVLFKRQTPESLQAALLEGNNICWDYQNIRAHAVANFSEQAFFSKVEQVIDQACNLSRSLV, translated from the coding sequence ATGAAAATAGCGTTAGTACATGATTACTTAACTCAACGAGGGGGTGCAGAAAGAGTTTTTGAATTACTTTGCAAGCGCTACCCCCAAGCCGACATCTACACCTCTGTTTACGACCCTCAAAAAACAATTGACTTGGGTGAACGCATAGTTAAAACAACCTTTTTACAGAATATTCCCGGTGCAGCTAAATATTTCCGTTTGATGGCTCCCTTCTATTTTCCCGCCTTTCGCGCACTGGATTTGCAAGCATACGATTTGATTATTAGTAGCAGTACTAGCTTTGCCAAAGCTGTGCAAAAAAATCCCAGAGCAAAACATATTTGCTTTTGCCACAATATTACTCGTTTTCTATGGGATACAGAAACATATTTACGCGAGTATGGAGACTATCGATATTTTGCTCCTTTGATTGAACAAGTTTTCCAGGTGATGAGAAAGATAGATCTCATATACGCACAGGAACCGGACCTTTATATAGCAAATTCTAGTGTTGTCGCTGATCGCATTCAAAAAACTTATGGCAAAAAAGCGATCGTTATTAACTATCCCATTGATACTACTAAGTTTATTTTTTCTGATCTCAAAGAAGATTTTTATCTTGCCTCTGCTCGGATGATCAGCTATAAACGGCTTGATATAATAGTTGAAGCTTTTAACTGGCTCGGATGGCGATTATTAATATCAGGAGACGGCCCTGAACGAGAACGGTTGCAATCCAAAGCTTTAGACAATATAAAATTTTTAGGACACGTTACAGATGCACAACGTACTCAGTTATTCGCTAAAGCGAAGTCTATCATAATAGCTGCTTTAGAAGACTATGGATTAGTTCCGGTAGAGGCAAATGCCAGTGGAACACCAGTGATTGCCTATGGAGCAGGAGGAGTATTAGATACTCAAATACCTGGTAAAACTGGGGTACTTTTTAAAAGGCAAACACCCGAATCCCTGCAAGCTGCACTACTAGAAGGCAATAATATCTGTTGGGATTATCAAAACATCCGCGCTCATGCAGTAGCAAATTTTTCTGAACAGGCTTTCTTTAGTAAAGTTGAGCAAGTAATTGACCAAGCTTGTAACTTAAGTAGATCACTCGTTTGA
- a CDS encoding polysaccharide biosynthesis tyrosine autokinase — MNQSSLSLQVNPVTETEPGYGQLFAVLIRRFPWFIVVFIACIAIAGAITKRTPPTYKSSMQLLVEPNYQGKQEGTAGENKFTDTNVEIDTATQLSLMQSSKLIQKAVDKLKPEYPDITVNEIKGALVLNQLRTGEENLPTKIFQVDYTAHDPDKTERILQAIQKVYLEYNRAQQDERLRGGLRVVREQIKKVSEEVTNAEANLQRFRRTQNLINPESQAKVLEDNLNGILQERRTARSQFEEAKARYTSLQQQLNRTPQKALVASRLSQSSRYQTLLNEIQKTELALAQERLRFTDETPQVQKLLEQRKEQMALLQQEVGRTLGGESENADVSKGSLLNQGQFGEIDLTLASQLVETQTNLLALAARDQTLAQKELQVRDELKSFPAKLAEYGRLQPQVQLSRERLQQLLKAEQELRQELAKGGFNWQVVEEPHRGFFVGPNLQQNLLLGAVVGLMLGSVVAFIREAADDSVHTTAELEKQAAIPLLGTTPKLPPARARDSVFKLPFGKPEVLAPWTIQVLQSPPRWESMDLIYKNIELINSVSTYKSLMVTSALPDEGKSALALGLAMSAARLHKRVLLIDANLRDPSIHKQLNLPNEQGLSTLLASDVTLPNQINLQSSGSSYIDILTAGPTPADPAHLLSSPRMQELMIAFEENYDLVIVDASPVLGLVDALLTASACRSVVMAASIGRVTKNQLAQATAMLSKLNLIGVVANGVSNSGSTYVPYAKQHSFALQQAIEE, encoded by the coding sequence GTGAATCAATCCAGTCTAAGCCTCCAAGTAAATCCAGTAACTGAGACAGAACCAGGTTATGGACAACTGTTTGCGGTCTTAATCCGTAGATTTCCCTGGTTTATAGTAGTATTTATTGCTTGTATCGCTATTGCAGGAGCTATAACAAAAAGAACGCCACCCACTTACAAAAGCTCAATGCAGCTACTAGTGGAGCCCAATTATCAAGGTAAACAAGAAGGAACAGCAGGGGAAAATAAGTTCACCGATACTAATGTTGAAATAGACACAGCCACCCAACTTAGCTTAATGCAGAGTTCCAAACTCATCCAAAAAGCTGTTGACAAATTGAAACCAGAATATCCAGATATAACTGTAAATGAAATCAAAGGGGCTTTAGTCTTAAATCAATTAAGAACAGGAGAAGAAAATCTTCCCACTAAAATTTTTCAAGTAGACTATACTGCTCACGACCCAGATAAAACAGAAAGAATTCTACAAGCAATACAAAAAGTTTATTTGGAATACAATAGAGCGCAGCAGGATGAACGTTTAAGGGGAGGTCTTAGAGTTGTTAGAGAACAGATCAAAAAGGTAAGTGAAGAAGTTACAAATGCCGAAGCTAACTTACAACGCTTTCGCCGAACTCAGAATTTAATTAATCCAGAGTCACAAGCAAAAGTTTTAGAAGATAATTTGAATGGTATTCTCCAAGAGCGACGCACAGCTCGTTCTCAATTTGAAGAGGCTAAAGCTCGCTATACTTCTTTGCAACAACAACTGAATCGTACTCCCCAAAAAGCTTTGGTTGCTTCTCGTCTTAGTCAGTCTTCTCGCTATCAAACGTTACTCAACGAAATTCAAAAAACAGAATTAGCTTTAGCACAGGAACGTTTACGTTTCACTGATGAAACTCCCCAAGTGCAAAAATTGCTAGAACAGCGCAAGGAGCAGATGGCATTGCTGCAACAAGAAGTAGGGCGCACTTTGGGAGGAGAGTCTGAAAATGCAGATGTTTCAAAAGGAAGTCTACTCAACCAAGGACAGTTCGGTGAAATTGACCTCACTCTAGCAAGCCAATTAGTTGAAACCCAAACAAATTTATTAGCTTTGGCAGCTCGCGATCAAACTTTGGCACAAAAAGAACTGCAAGTACGGGACGAACTCAAAAGTTTCCCTGCTAAGTTGGCTGAGTACGGTCGTTTACAACCGCAAGTCCAGTTGAGCCGAGAAAGGTTACAGCAGTTATTGAAGGCAGAACAAGAATTGCGGCAGGAACTTGCTAAGGGAGGATTTAATTGGCAGGTAGTAGAAGAACCTCACAGAGGCTTTTTCGTTGGTCCTAATCTCCAGCAAAACCTTTTGTTAGGAGCAGTAGTTGGGTTAATGCTAGGAAGTGTTGTTGCTTTTATTCGTGAAGCTGCTGATGATTCTGTTCACACTACCGCTGAATTAGAAAAGCAAGCTGCCATACCGTTGTTAGGAACAACTCCTAAGTTGCCTCCAGCTAGAGCAAGAGATTCAGTCTTCAAATTGCCTTTTGGAAAGCCTGAGGTTTTGGCTCCTTGGACAATTCAGGTACTACAATCACCACCACGTTGGGAATCAATGGATCTGATTTATAAAAACATTGAACTTATAAACTCAGTTTCCACATACAAATCCTTAATGGTTACTTCTGCGCTACCTGATGAAGGAAAATCTGCTTTAGCATTGGGTTTAGCAATGAGCGCTGCCCGTCTGCATAAACGGGTGTTATTAATAGATGCCAATCTACGCGACCCTAGTATACATAAACAGCTAAATCTTCCTAATGAACAAGGGCTTTCAACTCTATTAGCAAGTGATGTAACTCTGCCAAACCAGATAAATCTTCAATCTTCGGGTTCTTCATATATTGATATTTTGACAGCTGGCCCAACACCTGCTGATCCTGCTCATCTGCTTAGTTCCCCTCGAATGCAGGAATTGATGATAGCATTTGAAGAAAACTATGATTTGGTAATCGTAGATGCATCTCCAGTCCTTGGCTTGGTAGATGCTTTACTTACAGCATCCGCTTGTCGAAGTGTTGTTATGGCGGCAAGTATTGGCAGAGTAACTAAAAATCAGCTTGCACAAGCTACAGCTATGCTCAGTAAGTTAAATTTAATTGGTGTTGTCGCAAACGGAGTGTCAAATTCTGGCAGTACCTATGTCCCTTATGCTAAACAGCACTCTTTTGCATTGCAACAAGCTATTGAAGAGTAG
- the hepC gene encoding heterocyst development glycosyltransferase HepC: MPNSILSTLDDRYTVTKQNQDHRSPYCTLQWRQGQLLVRPLGQVKQPYLPSLDHKQHLVECLKYSSIKLVRIDPKLGEARLRFWAEACKQASKPIYLRIPTREKEPLSKVLLKRLIDITVALTLLLIISPVMLGLQLLIRFYSPGSIFEQEWHIGERGRLFKVLKFRTTVVNKKIQIDSTRSYKNNAGVREDENQFTSLGRFMLKYGLHNLPLLFNVLRGEMSLIGPRYWTLAEAARLNLEAQRQLNKLPGITGLWQEGAETKLLQLDSQIL, translated from the coding sequence ATGCCTAACTCTATTCTTTCAACTTTAGACGATCGCTATACTGTAACCAAACAAAACCAAGATCATCGCTCCCCGTATTGTACGCTTCAATGGCGACAAGGGCAGCTGTTAGTGAGACCTCTTGGACAAGTGAAACAGCCATACTTACCTTCATTAGATCATAAACAACACTTAGTAGAATGTTTAAAGTATTCTTCAATCAAGCTTGTTCGCATCGATCCAAAGTTAGGTGAGGCAAGGCTAAGGTTTTGGGCTGAAGCATGCAAGCAAGCATCAAAGCCAATATACTTACGTATACCTACTAGGGAAAAAGAACCACTATCAAAAGTTTTACTAAAGCGGCTGATAGATATTACTGTTGCTTTGACGTTGCTGCTGATAATTAGCCCTGTTATGCTCGGATTGCAATTGCTGATACGTTTTTACTCCCCAGGGTCAATTTTTGAACAAGAGTGGCATATTGGAGAGAGGGGTAGACTGTTCAAAGTACTCAAGTTTCGTACAACTGTAGTTAACAAAAAAATACAGATCGATTCAACAAGAAGTTATAAAAATAATGCAGGCGTTCGCGAGGATGAGAATCAATTTACATCTTTGGGACGTTTCATGCTTAAGTACGGACTACATAACTTACCACTTTTGTTCAATGTACTTCGGGGTGAAATGAGTTTGATCGGTCCCCGTTACTGGACATTAGCTGAGGCAGCACGTCTAAATTTAGAAGCTCAACGCCAGCTTAATAAATTACCTGGAATTACGGGTTTATGGCAAGAAGGTGCAGAAACGAAGCTTTTACAACTAGACAGCCAAATTCTGTGA
- a CDS encoding SDR family oxidoreductase, which translates to MKVLVTGTEGYLGSLLAPLLLQKGHEVIGVDTGYYKVGWLYNGTELTAKTLNKDIRHITTEDLQGVEAVVHMAELSNDPTGQLAPHITYDINHKGSVRLAKLAKEAGVRRFVYMSSCSVYGVATDGDVTEESPVNPQTAYAECKTLVEQDVKPLADDDFSPTFLRNATAFGASPRMRFDIVLNNLAGLAWTTKEIKMISDGTPWRPLVHALDISKAIACTLEAPRDIVHNQIFNVGDTTNNYRVKEIAEIIADTFPGCKLSFGEQGSDNRSYRVSFEKINTKLPGFKCDWNAEQGARQLFDLFNLIDMTQETFFSRGFTRLKQLEYLIRTQQIDQDFFWAKK; encoded by the coding sequence ATGAAAGTACTAGTCACTGGAACAGAAGGATATCTCGGCTCATTATTAGCTCCCTTGTTGCTGCAAAAGGGACATGAAGTTATAGGTGTAGATACAGGTTATTACAAAGTTGGTTGGTTATATAACGGTACTGAATTAACAGCTAAAACATTAAACAAAGATATCCGTCATATCACTACGGAAGATTTACAAGGTGTTGAAGCAGTCGTTCATATGGCGGAACTCTCCAACGATCCGACTGGACAACTCGCACCTCATATCACCTACGATATTAACCACAAGGGTTCAGTTCGGCTTGCAAAACTAGCAAAAGAAGCAGGTGTGCGTCGCTTCGTTTATATGTCTTCGTGCAGTGTTTATGGCGTTGCTACCGACGGAGATGTTACCGAGGAATCACCCGTCAATCCCCAAACAGCTTACGCAGAATGCAAAACTTTGGTAGAGCAAGATGTTAAACCACTAGCTGATGATGATTTCTCCCCTACCTTTTTGCGAAATGCCACAGCCTTTGGTGCTTCCCCCAGGATGCGCTTTGATATTGTTTTAAATAACTTGGCAGGGTTGGCATGGACTACTAAAGAAATTAAGATGATCAGTGATGGTACACCCTGGCGTCCTTTAGTACACGCGTTGGATATTTCCAAAGCGATCGCCTGCACCCTTGAAGCACCCCGCGACATCGTCCATAATCAAATCTTCAACGTTGGTGATACCACTAACAATTACCGAGTCAAAGAAATTGCAGAAATTATTGCAGACACGTTTCCTGGATGTAAACTAAGCTTTGGTGAGCAAGGCTCAGATAATCGCAGCTATCGTGTTTCTTTTGAGAAAATTAACACCAAACTTCCTGGTTTTAAATGTGATTGGAATGCCGAGCAGGGTGCAAGGCAGTTATTTGATTTATTCAACCTCATTGATATGACACAGGAAACCTTCTTCTCTAGAGGCTTCACTCGGTTAAAACAGCTAGAGTACCTAATTCGTACCCAACAAATTGACCAAGATTTCTTCTGGGCTAAAAAGTAG
- a CDS encoding glycosyltransferase family 2 protein, whose product MNVIEIEVANDAITRFKNNFPTDTTTSRMNKLLTIAIPTYNRAELLDRQLMWLSQAIKGFESECEIIISDNCSPDHTQEIIEKWLNRLGDIQVKVNRNNKNIGVIKNITYCINEAKGEYVWTVGDDDPIQDRTIAYILKNLKESPELSLLILNFSCRYEPTGQIIYERCFDIKHEEVCVDGKAVFQRCLQENHSGVGFMTAQIYRTALAQSAVKKCLSGLDNMELQVYWTAFCAAHGSVKVTKETYVESLFGLSHWMREPKVLLKMQYIDLPKLYVKLMELGYSPEFCSRLVLQHFIKNNWRVFFGALKRWPILTISTIIPYLSLVCKSAFRILLPRKQIEAVPESIVLGN is encoded by the coding sequence TTGAATGTAATTGAAATTGAAGTAGCCAATGACGCAATTACAAGGTTCAAAAACAACTTTCCTACAGATACAACCACATCCCGTATGAACAAATTATTGACAATTGCTATCCCTACTTATAACCGTGCTGAGTTACTTGATCGCCAGCTCATGTGGCTTTCCCAAGCTATCAAAGGCTTTGAATCAGAATGTGAAATTATCATCTCTGATAATTGTTCTCCAGATCACACACAGGAAATTATTGAAAAATGGTTAAATAGACTTGGTGATATCCAAGTCAAAGTCAATAGAAATAATAAAAATATAGGTGTAATCAAAAATATAACTTATTGCATCAATGAAGCTAAAGGTGAATATGTGTGGACAGTTGGTGATGACGATCCTATTCAGGATAGAACTATTGCTTATATATTAAAGAATCTCAAAGAATCTCCAGAATTATCTTTATTAATTCTCAATTTTTCTTGCCGTTATGAACCAACTGGTCAAATAATTTATGAACGCTGCTTTGATATTAAACATGAAGAAGTTTGTGTTGATGGCAAAGCAGTATTTCAACGTTGCTTGCAGGAAAATCACTCTGGTGTAGGTTTTATGACTGCTCAGATATACCGAACAGCACTGGCGCAGTCTGCTGTAAAAAAATGTTTATCCGGCTTGGATAATATGGAATTACAAGTATACTGGACTGCTTTTTGTGCTGCTCACGGTAGTGTAAAAGTTACAAAAGAGACATATGTAGAAAGTCTTTTTGGACTTAGTCATTGGATGCGCGAACCAAAGGTTTTACTTAAGATGCAATATATAGATCTACCTAAACTTTATGTAAAACTGATGGAACTAGGATATTCTCCAGAATTTTGTAGCAGATTAGTTTTGCAACATTTTATCAAAAATAATTGGAGAGTTTTCTTCGGTGCCTTGAAAAGATGGCCCATACTGACAATCTCTACAATAATTCCCTATTTGAGTTTAGTATGTAAATCAGCTTTCAGAATTCTGCTTCCACGTAAGCAAATAGAAGCAGTTCCGGAAAGTATTGTATTAGGAAATTAG
- a CDS encoding Gfo/Idh/MocA family oxidoreductase: MIIVDNALAARAEAGNPIKVGMIGAGFMGRGIANQIINSVPGMELVAISNRNLDAAKRAYLEAGIEEFKIASTVTELEDAIAHGNYTVTEDAISLCQAQGIDALIEVTGAVEFGAHIIMEAIANRKHVIMMNAELDGTIGPILKVYADKAGVILSACDGDQPGVQMNLYRFVKSIGLTPLLCGNIKGLQDPYRNPTTQEAFAKRWGQKPHMVTSFADGTKISFEQAIVANATGMKVAKRGMLGYNFDGHVDEMTNMYDVEQLKELGGIVDYVVGAKPGPGVFVFASHDDPKQRHYLNLYKLGEGPLYSFYTPYHLCHFEVPMSVARAVLFKDYVLSPLGAPLVDVVTTAKIDLKAGETLDGIGYYMTYGQCENSHIVQEQNLLPIGLAEGCRLKRGIPKDGVLTYDDVELPQDRLCDKLRSEQNAYFTSPKTLAAVK, encoded by the coding sequence ATGATTATCGTTGATAATGCTCTAGCTGCCCGTGCTGAAGCAGGCAACCCCATTAAAGTTGGTATGATTGGTGCCGGTTTTATGGGACGAGGAATTGCCAATCAAATTATCAATTCTGTTCCCGGTATGGAGCTAGTTGCCATCTCTAACCGTAATCTCGATGCAGCAAAAAGAGCTTATTTAGAAGCAGGTATTGAGGAATTTAAAATCGCCTCCACTGTCACTGAATTAGAAGATGCGATCGCCCACGGTAACTACACAGTTACCGAAGATGCGATTAGTTTATGCCAGGCCCAGGGCATCGATGCTTTAATTGAAGTGACTGGCGCAGTTGAGTTTGGCGCACATATAATCATGGAAGCGATCGCCAATCGTAAGCACGTGATCATGATGAATGCTGAACTTGACGGCACGATCGGCCCAATCCTAAAAGTATATGCCGATAAGGCAGGTGTCATCCTCTCCGCCTGCGACGGCGATCAACCAGGGGTACAAATGAACCTCTACCGATTTGTCAAAAGCATTGGTCTAACTCCCCTACTGTGTGGTAACATCAAGGGGTTGCAAGATCCATACCGAAATCCAACTACCCAGGAAGCATTTGCTAAACGTTGGGGACAAAAGCCCCACATGGTCACCAGCTTCGCCGATGGCACAAAAATTTCCTTTGAACAGGCGATCGTTGCTAACGCCACAGGAATGAAAGTTGCCAAACGTGGAATGTTGGGATACAACTTCGACGGCCATGTTGATGAAATGACTAATATGTATGACGTTGAACAACTAAAAGAATTGGGTGGAATAGTTGATTACGTCGTTGGAGCCAAACCAGGGCCAGGAGTTTTTGTATTTGCCAGCCACGACGATCCCAAGCAACGTCATTACCTCAATCTATACAAGTTGGGTGAAGGCCCCCTGTATAGCTTCTACACTCCTTACCACCTTTGTCACTTTGAAGTGCCAATGTCTGTTGCACGCGCAGTTCTCTTCAAAGATTACGTCTTAAGTCCTTTGGGTGCTCCCCTTGTTGATGTTGTCACTACTGCCAAAATTGACTTGAAAGCAGGTGAGACTTTAGATGGCATAGGCTACTACATGACCTACGGACAGTGTGAAAACTCTCATATAGTTCAAGAACAAAACCTCCTGCCTATAGGTTTAGCTGAGGGATGTCGTCTCAAGCGAGGTATTCCTAAAGATGGGGTGTTAACCTACGACGACGTAGAATTACCCCAAGACAGACTTTGTGACAAACTCAGATCTGAGCAAAACGCTTATTTCACTTCGCCTAAAACCTTAGCAGCAGTCAAGTAA
- the rfbC gene encoding dTDP-4-dehydrorhamnose 3,5-epimerase, with protein sequence MIFTKTELKDAYIIDLEEKHDHRGFFARTFCAKEFEAHGLKPTVAQCNLSFNHKKGTLRGMHYQIPPAAETKVIRCIQGAIYDVIIDMRPESPTFLQHIGVELTAENHRALYVPEMFAHGYQALTDGAEVLYQVGEFYTPGYERGLRYDDPFFNIEWPLEVTEISEKDRTWPLMTMMTVGSASS encoded by the coding sequence ATGATTTTTACCAAAACTGAACTCAAAGACGCATACATTATTGATTTGGAAGAAAAACACGATCACCGTGGCTTTTTTGCTCGTACCTTCTGCGCTAAAGAATTTGAGGCTCATGGTTTAAAGCCAACTGTTGCTCAATGTAACCTATCTTTTAACCACAAAAAAGGGACTCTGCGGGGAATGCACTATCAAATTCCTCCAGCAGCAGAAACGAAAGTAATTCGCTGTATTCAAGGTGCTATCTATGACGTAATTATTGATATGCGTCCTGAGTCACCTACTTTTCTACAACACATCGGTGTAGAATTAACTGCGGAAAATCATCGCGCTTTGTATGTACCAGAAATGTTTGCCCACGGTTATCAAGCACTCACCGATGGGGCTGAAGTTCTATACCAAGTTGGTGAATTTTACACGCCAGGGTATGAAAGAGGTTTGCGCTATGATGATCCATTTTTTAATATTGAATGGCCTCTAGAAGTAACTGAAATTTCTGAAAAAGATAGAACTTGGCCTTTGATGACAATGATGACTGTTGGTAGTGCATCTTCTTAG
- a CDS encoding glycosyltransferase, with protein sequence MQINVISGVKSTVTVLAGKIQARMQRRMMVSLKPEQRTIGNVLISYIVEPFLFKVDESLPVSHTHYWECLQIAKTFLEMGYCVDVIRCDNDVFIPQKDYVFFIETRWNLQRSAPHLNKDCIKIFHADTAHLLFHNAAEANRLLALQQRRGITLKPRRYEPPNQAIEHADYATVLGNKFTLNTYKYAQKPLYPIPITTPVVYPWPENKNFDACRKHFVWFSSGGLVHKGLDLLLDVFSQMSDYHLTICGPVDKEEDFVQAFYKELYQTPNIHTVGWIDITSHQFREITNSCIGLVYPSCSEGQSGAVVTCLHAGLIPILSYESGVDVHNFGVILHECSLKEIKEAIIRISCLSIGQLKLMARQSWEYARAHHTRERFCTTYLQTINTIQKNHNLETKLPILNTRLINKNWNS encoded by the coding sequence ATGCAAATTAACGTTATCAGTGGTGTTAAAAGTACTGTCACTGTTTTGGCAGGCAAAATCCAAGCTCGGATGCAAAGACGAATGATGGTATCGCTCAAGCCAGAACAGCGTACCATAGGTAACGTGCTGATCTCATATATTGTTGAACCTTTTCTCTTCAAAGTAGATGAATCTCTTCCTGTTTCCCACACTCACTATTGGGAGTGCTTGCAAATAGCAAAAACTTTTTTAGAAATGGGCTATTGCGTGGATGTGATTCGTTGCGATAATGATGTTTTTATCCCACAAAAGGACTACGTATTTTTCATTGAAACCCGTTGGAATTTACAAAGAAGTGCTCCACACCTAAACAAAGATTGCATCAAGATATTCCATGCAGATACAGCACATCTTTTGTTTCATAATGCTGCTGAAGCTAATAGACTTCTGGCACTACAACAACGACGTGGCATTACTCTAAAACCTCGTAGATACGAACCACCCAACCAAGCCATTGAACATGCTGACTATGCTACGGTTCTTGGTAATAAGTTTACTCTTAATACTTACAAATATGCTCAAAAACCACTCTATCCAATTCCTATCACTACACCAGTAGTTTATCCATGGCCGGAAAATAAAAACTTTGATGCTTGTCGTAAGCATTTTGTGTGGTTCAGTAGTGGTGGTTTGGTTCACAAAGGATTGGATTTGCTTTTAGATGTATTTTCACAAATGTCTGACTATCATCTGACTATCTGTGGGCCAGTTGACAAAGAAGAAGATTTTGTCCAAGCTTTTTACAAAGAGCTTTATCAAACACCGAATATTCATACTGTAGGTTGGATAGATATTACCAGTCATCAATTTCGAGAAATTACAAATAGTTGCATAGGACTGGTTTATCCTTCTTGTTCTGAAGGGCAATCTGGTGCAGTAGTGACCTGTCTGCATGCAGGTTTAATTCCAATCCTCAGCTATGAATCTGGTGTAGATGTGCATAATTTTGGTGTGATTTTACATGAGTGTTCATTGAAAGAAATTAAGGAGGCAATTATTAGAATTTCTTGTTTATCTATTGGGCAATTGAAACTAATGGCACGACAGTCATGGGAATATGCTAGAGCACATCATACTAGGGAGAGATTTTGCACAACTTATCTACAAACAATTAATACTATCCAAAAAAATCACAATCTCGAAACAAAATTACCAATCCTAAATACTAGGCTAATAAATAAAAATTGGAATAGTTAG